In Sphingobacteriaceae bacterium, the following proteins share a genomic window:
- a CDS encoding glycogen synthase, producing the protein MKKAKVLFVSQDITPYLDETYVGKIARRLPQGIQERGKEIRTFMPKYGSINERRHQLHEVIRLSGMNMVINDVDHPLIIKVASIPTARMQVYFIDNEEYFGRKAVLTDKTSGKYFDDNDERAMFFVRGVAETVKKLGWQPDIIHCHGWFTSLMPLYIKKYYQEDPLFADTKIVVSLYEDDFPKNLNKKFIDKLSFDGFNKKDIKHLSEEPSYLNMIKQSIEFADGIIQGSEKMNPEIEKFIKKTGKPFLGFKNELEYMDAFNEFYDEMLEEANVLS; encoded by the coding sequence ATGAAGAAAGCCAAAGTCCTTTTTGTTTCTCAAGACATCACACCGTATTTAGATGAAACATATGTTGGCAAGATTGCCAGAAGACTTCCACAAGGTATTCAAGAGCGCGGCAAAGAAATCCGCACCTTTATGCCAAAATATGGAAGCATTAATGAACGTCGTCATCAATTACATGAAGTAATACGCCTTTCGGGGATGAACATGGTGATAAATGATGTTGATCATCCATTAATTATTAAAGTGGCCAGCATTCCCACAGCCCGCATGCAAGTTTATTTTATCGATAACGAAGAGTATTTTGGACGTAAAGCAGTGTTAACTGACAAAACCAGCGGAAAGTATTTTGACGATAACGACGAACGTGCTATGTTTTTTGTGCGTGGTGTGGCCGAAACTGTTAAAAAACTAGGCTGGCAGCCTGATATTATTCACTGTCACGGTTGGTTTACTTCTTTAATGCCATTGTACATTAAGAAATACTACCAGGAAGATCCACTTTTTGCAGATACAAAAATTGTTGTTTCTCTTTATGAGGACGATTTTCCTAAAAATCTGAACAAAAAATTCATTGACAAATTAAGTTTTGACGGTTTCAATAAAAAAGACATTAAACACCTTTCTGAAGAGCCAAGCTATCTTAATATGATCAAACAATCTATTGAATTTGCTGACGGTATCATTCAAGGTTCTGAAAAAATGAATCCAGAAATTGAGAAATTCATCAAAAAAACCGGCAAACCTTTCTTAGGGTTTAAAAATGAGCTGGAATACATGGATGCTTTTAATGAGTTTTATGACGAAATGCTTGAAGAAGCAAATGTTTTAAGCTAA